The proteins below are encoded in one region of Bacteroides uniformis:
- the uvrB gene encoding excinuclease ABC subunit UvrB codes for MNKFELTSAYQPTGDQPEAIAQLTEGVREGLPAQTLLGVTGSGKTFTIANVIANINKPTLILSHNKTLAAQLYSEFKGFFPNNAVEYYVSYYDYYQPEAYLPSSDTYIEKDLAINDEIDKLRLAATSALLSGRKDVVVVSSVSCIYGMGNPADFYNNVIEVQQGKNFSRNVFLRRLVDSLYVRNDIDLNRGNFRVKGDTVDIYLAYADNLLRVTFWGDEVDSIEEVDPMSGVTVAKFDAYKIYPANLFMTTKEATLRAIHEIEDDLHKQVQWFENEGRPFEAKRLQERVTYDMEMIRELGHCSGIENYSRYFDGRAAGTRPYCLLDFFPEDFLIVIDESHVSVPQIRAMYGGDRARKINLVEYGFRLPAAMDNRPLKFDEFEEMAKQVIYVSATPADYELMKSEGIVVEQVIRPTGLLDPIIEVRPSHNQIDDLMEEIQVRIEKNERTLVTTLTKRMAEELTEYLLNNNVKCNYIHSDVDTLERVKIMGDLREGVYDVLVGVNLLREGLDLPEVSLVAILDADKEGFLRSHRSLTQTAGRAARNVNGMVIMYADKITDSMQLTIDETNRRREKQLKYNEEHGITPQQIKKAKNLNVFATNEASGEAVLSSEKFTSSTPRPYVEQESTSTMAADPIVQYMSRKQLEKSIERTKKLMQEAAKKLDFIEAAQYRDEVLKMEELLKEKDE; via the coding sequence ATGAACAAATTCGAACTGACATCCGCTTACCAGCCCACCGGTGACCAGCCGGAGGCCATCGCACAGCTGACCGAGGGCGTGCGCGAGGGACTTCCCGCACAGACACTGCTTGGTGTCACCGGGTCCGGAAAGACATTCACCATAGCCAACGTCATTGCCAACATCAACAAGCCAACGCTGATATTGAGCCACAACAAGACGCTGGCTGCCCAGTTATACAGCGAGTTCAAGGGATTCTTCCCGAACAATGCCGTAGAATACTATGTGTCCTACTACGACTACTATCAGCCCGAAGCCTACCTGCCATCATCGGACACCTATATAGAAAAAGACCTCGCCATCAACGACGAGATAGACAAGTTGCGCCTTGCCGCCACCTCTGCCCTGCTTTCGGGCAGGAAAGATGTAGTGGTGGTATCCTCCGTTTCGTGCATATACGGCATGGGGAATCCGGCAGACTTCTACAACAACGTCATCGAAGTACAGCAAGGCAAGAATTTCAGTCGCAATGTCTTCCTGCGACGCTTGGTGGACAGTCTTTATGTACGCAACGACATTGACCTGAACCGCGGCAATTTCCGCGTGAAAGGCGATACGGTGGACATTTATCTGGCTTACGCCGACAACTTGCTGCGCGTCACCTTTTGGGGAGACGAGGTAGACAGTATTGAGGAAGTGGACCCTATGAGCGGCGTTACCGTCGCCAAGTTCGATGCCTACAAGATTTATCCCGCCAACCTCTTCATGACCACCAAGGAAGCCACGTTGCGTGCCATACACGAAATAGAGGATGACCTTCACAAGCAGGTGCAATGGTTTGAAAACGAAGGCCGCCCATTCGAGGCCAAACGCTTGCAGGAACGGGTAACCTATGATATGGAAATGATACGCGAATTGGGACATTGCTCCGGCATTGAGAATTATTCTCGCTACTTTGACGGACGTGCTGCCGGTACCCGCCCCTACTGCCTGCTGGACTTCTTCCCCGAAGATTTCCTGATAGTCATTGACGAAAGCCACGTCAGCGTCCCGCAGATACGTGCCATGTACGGAGGTGACCGCGCCCGCAAGATAAACCTAGTGGAGTACGGATTCCGCCTGCCGGCTGCCATGGACAACCGCCCGCTGAAATTCGATGAATTCGAAGAGATGGCCAAACAAGTGATTTACGTCAGCGCCACACCGGCAGACTATGAGCTGATGAAATCCGAAGGCATCGTAGTAGAACAAGTCATCCGCCCGACGGGACTGTTAGACCCCATTATTGAGGTGCGTCCCAGCCACAACCAAATAGACGACCTGATGGAAGAAATCCAAGTACGCATCGAGAAGAACGAGCGTACCCTCGTCACCACCCTCACCAAACGAATGGCTGAAGAACTGACGGAATATCTGCTGAACAACAACGTGAAGTGTAATTATATCCACAGCGACGTAGACACTTTGGAACGTGTGAAGATTATGGGTGACTTGCGCGAGGGCGTTTACGATGTACTTGTTGGTGTCAACCTGCTGCGTGAAGGACTCGACCTGCCTGAAGTCTCTCTCGTTGCCATTCTCGATGCAGACAAGGAAGGTTTCCTTCGTTCCCACCGCTCACTGACACAGACTGCCGGACGTGCCGCCCGTAACGTGAACGGTATGGTCATCATGTATGCCGACAAAATAACGGACAGCATGCAACTGACCATCGACGAGACCAACCGCCGTCGCGAGAAGCAGTTGAAGTACAACGAAGAGCACGGCATCACACCACAGCAAATCAAGAAAGCCAAGAACCTCAATGTGTTTGCCACCAACGAGGCTTCCGGCGAAGCCGTCCTCAGCAGCGAGAAGTTCACTTCCAGCACTCCCCGCCCCTATGTGGAACAAGAAAGTACATCTACGATGGCTGCCGACCCTATAGTACAGTACATGAGCCGCAAGCAACTGGAAAAGAGTATCGAACGTACCAAGAAGCTTATGCAGGAGGCTGCCAAGAAACTCGATTTTATCGAAGCCGCACAGTATCGGGACGAGGTGCTGAAGATGGAGGAATTGCTGAAAGAAAAAGACGAGTAA
- a CDS encoding phenylacetate--CoA ligase family protein, which translates to MIWNESIECMDRESLRKIQSIRLKKTVERVYHDTPFYRKKMQELGVTPDDINSIDDIVKLPFTTKYDLRDNYPFGLCAVPMSQIVRIHASSGTTGKPTVVGYTRKDLSAWSECLSRAFTAYGAGSSDIFQVSYGYGLFTGGLGAHAGAENIGASVIPMSSGNTEKQITLMHDFGSTVLCCTPSYALYLADAIKDSGLPREEFKLKVGAFGAEPWTESMRRDIETKLGIKAFDIYGLSEIAGPGVGYECECQHGTHLNEDHYFPEIVDPKTLEPVAPGETGELVFTHLTKEGMPLLRYRTKDLTALHYDKCSCGRTLVRMDRILGRSDDMLIIRGVNVFPTQIESVILEMPEFEPHYLLLVDRKNNTDTMELQVEVRPEYYSDEINKMLALKKKLVARLQSVLGLGVDVRLVEPRSIERSVGKAKRVIDNRKL; encoded by the coding sequence ATGATTTGGAATGAAAGCATCGAATGCATGGATCGCGAAAGCCTTCGTAAAATCCAGAGCATTCGTCTCAAAAAGACTGTGGAGCGTGTGTATCATGACACTCCTTTTTATCGTAAGAAAATGCAGGAACTGGGAGTTACTCCCGATGACATAAACAGTATAGATGATATTGTAAAACTGCCTTTTACTACCAAGTACGACTTGCGGGACAATTATCCCTTCGGCCTCTGTGCCGTACCTATGAGCCAGATTGTGCGTATTCATGCCTCTTCCGGCACAACCGGAAAACCCACTGTGGTAGGCTATACCCGAAAAGACCTTTCAGCATGGTCCGAATGCCTTTCACGGGCCTTTACCGCCTATGGTGCCGGTAGCTCGGATATTTTCCAGGTGTCCTACGGTTACGGACTTTTTACCGGCGGACTGGGTGCGCATGCCGGTGCCGAGAATATCGGCGCTTCCGTCATCCCGATGTCCAGCGGCAATACGGAGAAGCAGATTACACTGATGCATGATTTCGGTTCTACCGTACTTTGCTGCACGCCCTCATACGCCCTCTATCTGGCAGATGCCATCAAAGACTCCGGTCTTCCCCGTGAAGAGTTTAAGTTGAAAGTGGGAGCTTTCGGCGCCGAGCCGTGGACCGAAAGTATGCGTCGGGATATTGAAACCAAGCTGGGTATCAAGGCATTTGATATTTATGGGCTTAGTGAGATTGCCGGTCCCGGTGTAGGTTACGAATGCGAGTGCCAGCACGGTACCCACCTCAATGAAGACCATTACTTCCCCGAGATTGTAGACCCGAAGACCCTCGAACCGGTTGCCCCTGGAGAAACCGGCGAATTGGTGTTCACTCACCTTACCAAAGAGGGGATGCCGCTGTTGCGCTACCGTACCAAGGACCTCACCGCCCTGCACTACGATAAGTGCTCCTGCGGACGTACACTGGTTCGTATGGACCGCATCTTGGGACGTAGTGATGACATGCTGATTATCCGTGGTGTCAACGTGTTCCCCACGCAGATAGAGTCCGTTATCCTCGAAATGCCGGAGTTCGAGCCTCACTACCTCTTGCTGGTAGACCGCAAGAACAATACCGACACCATGGAGTTGCAGGTTGAGGTTCGTCCCGAATACTATTCCGATGAAATCAACAAGATGCTGGCTCTGAAGAAGAAGCTTGTGGCCCGCCTGCAGAGCGTACTCGGTCTCGGCGTAGATGTCCGTTTGGTAGAACCGCGCAGTATTGAGCGCAGCGTAGGCAAAGCCAAGCGCGTCATCGACAACCGCAAATTGTAA
- a CDS encoding amino acid-binding protein, whose product MVAKQLSIFLENKSGRLTEVTEVLAKEGVNLSALCIAENADFGILRGIVSEPDKAYKALKDNHFAVNVTDVVGISCPNIPGSLAKVLRFLSDEGVFIEYMYSFANGETANVIIRPNDMDNCIRVLTEKKVDLLAASELYKL is encoded by the coding sequence ATGGTAGCAAAACAACTTTCCATTTTTCTGGAGAACAAGTCCGGTCGCCTCACAGAGGTGACTGAAGTTCTTGCAAAAGAAGGTGTCAACCTTTCTGCTCTATGTATTGCAGAGAATGCCGATTTCGGTATCCTTCGTGGCATTGTTTCCGAACCGGATAAAGCATATAAGGCTTTGAAAGATAATCACTTCGCAGTGAACGTAACGGATGTAGTAGGCATCAGTTGTCCCAATATCCCCGGCTCATTGGCGAAAGTGCTCCGTTTCCTCTCCGATGAAGGCGTGTTCATCGAGTACATGTATTCCTTTGCCAATGGTGAAACGGCCAATGTCATCATCCGTCCCAACGACATGGATAACTGTATCCGTGTATTGACAGAAAAAAAGGTCGATTTGCTGGCGGCAAGCGAACTCTATAAACTGTGA
- a CDS encoding outer membrane protein assembly factor BamD produces the protein MKKNILITLLAALLLSSCGEYNKLLKSTDYEYKYEAAKNYFAKGQYNRAATLLNELIAILKGTDKAEESLYMLGMSYYNQKDYQTAAQTFIQYYNVYPRGTFTELARFHAGKALYLDTPEPRLDQSGTYSAIQQLQMFMEYFPQSSKKEEAQNMIFALQDKLVMKEYLSAKLYYNMGNYLGNNYQACVITAQNALKDYPYTNLREDLSILILRAKYELAVYSVEDRRAERYREAVDECYAFKNEFPESKYMKEVDRIFKEAQKMLGEGSEEQ, from the coding sequence ATGAAGAAGAACATCCTAATAACTCTGCTTGCAGCATTGCTGCTCTCCTCGTGTGGAGAATACAACAAATTGCTGAAAAGCACAGATTACGAATACAAGTACGAAGCGGCAAAAAATTACTTCGCAAAAGGCCAGTACAACCGTGCTGCTACTTTGCTCAATGAATTGATTGCCATTCTCAAAGGTACTGATAAGGCGGAGGAATCCCTCTATATGCTGGGCATGAGTTACTATAACCAAAAGGATTATCAGACTGCTGCGCAGACTTTCATTCAATACTACAACGTTTATCCCCGCGGCACATTCACTGAACTGGCACGTTTCCATGCCGGTAAAGCTCTATATTTGGATACTCCGGAGCCGCGTTTGGACCAATCCGGTACGTATAGCGCCATCCAGCAGTTGCAGATGTTTATGGAATACTTCCCGCAAAGCTCCAAGAAAGAAGAAGCGCAGAACATGATATTTGCCTTGCAGGACAAGCTGGTGATGAAGGAGTATCTGTCTGCAAAACTTTATTATAATATGGGTAATTATCTGGGCAACAACTATCAGGCTTGCGTTATCACTGCGCAGAATGCTTTGAAGGATTATCCCTATACCAACCTACGTGAAGATTTATCCATTCTTATCTTGCGTGCCAAGTATGAGTTGGCTGTGTATAGTGTGGAAGATAGAAGAGCCGAACGTTACCGTGAAGCGGTGGATGAATGTTATGCCTTTAAAAATGAGTTCCCCGAAAGTAAGTATATGAAGGAAGTCGACCGAATCTTTAAGGAAGCACAGAAAATGCTGGGAGAAGGAAGTGAAGAGCAATAA